In a single window of the Labilithrix sp. genome:
- a CDS encoding ArsA family ATPase translates to MSPPTASSPPPRAPGLENKRFLIVTGKGGVGKTTVCAAEALALAAKGKRVLVCMCNAKERLSTMLGSELIGSDVVPAAQNVWAVNMDPTKALEEYGAMMLKSRALYKLLFDNKYVRTFFRAVPGMQEWTMLGKAWWHTTEVREDGSPRFDVVILDAPATGHGLDMLRVPKVILDVVPPGLLRRDAERAWQLFQDPANCAVVLVTLPEEMPTTETIELARALDRELNLPIGKIVVNCVLPPLFSKEERRALEAADASSNVAIAAGRSRALREAVQAQALARLAKELPVSPSFLPQLFTDAAQPTAIRDLAKRVG, encoded by the coding sequence ATGTCTCCGCCGACTGCCTCGTCGCCGCCTCCGCGCGCGCCGGGCCTAGAAAATAAGCGTTTTCTCATTGTAACGGGGAAAGGGGGGGTCGGTAAGACGACGGTGTGCGCAGCGGAGGCGCTCGCGCTCGCAGCGAAGGGCAAACGGGTCCTCGTCTGCATGTGCAACGCGAAGGAACGGCTCTCGACGATGCTCGGATCCGAGCTCATCGGCTCGGACGTGGTGCCCGCAGCACAAAACGTCTGGGCTGTCAATATGGATCCGACGAAGGCGCTCGAGGAGTACGGCGCGATGATGTTGAAATCGCGTGCGCTCTACAAGCTTCTCTTCGACAACAAGTACGTTCGCACGTTTTTCAGGGCCGTTCCGGGGATGCAGGAGTGGACCATGCTCGGCAAGGCGTGGTGGCACACGACCGAGGTGCGTGAGGACGGGTCGCCTCGCTTCGACGTCGTGATCCTCGATGCGCCGGCGACGGGACACGGCCTCGACATGCTGCGCGTGCCGAAGGTGATCCTCGACGTCGTGCCGCCGGGGCTCCTTCGTCGCGACGCGGAGCGCGCGTGGCAGCTCTTTCAAGACCCCGCGAACTGCGCGGTCGTCCTCGTGACGTTGCCCGAAGAGATGCCGACGACGGAGACGATCGAGCTCGCGCGCGCGCTCGATCGCGAGCTCAATCTCCCGATCGGAAAGATCGTCGTGAACTGCGTGCTGCCGCCGCTCTTCTCGAAGGAGGAGCGAAGGGCGCTCGAAGCCGCCGACGCGAGCAGCAACGTCGCGATCGCCGCGGGCCGCAGCCGCGCGCTCCGCGAGGCGGTGCAGGCTCAAGCTCTCGCGCGCCTCGCGAAGGAGCTCCCGGTCTCACCGTCGTTCCTCCCGCAGCTCTTCACCGACGCCGCCCAACCCACCGCCATCCGCGACCTCGCCAAGCGCGTGGGCTAG
- a CDS encoding oligosaccharide flippase family protein has translation MADSAPAGFSLRKEGATAFRNALKLATSLALTWGIALVITFKLPRYLGPLALGWYRYGFEYAATLAVFLHFGVDTYISREIPVRPKHASDFFGGVALARVLLMVPLFAFGWWHLGHRLHEEKVAAVLFGFTQVFIVMNLTFQQMLQAASTVGRLAVANVVAKLVWGGGILGAVLLGAPFWVLPVPMLLAEALKAAFLYAATRAAIGLELRVDLGETKKVLRASLPFFLAIAAVYIGASFDVVLLRELVPDTSEEVGWYSAAREIARLSALMMPVLTGVLVPMMSRAMHHDERRFYDLVRRGMEGVCVVSIPFTLLLALGARFAIGLVLRERFLPASDSLEWLAPTFVLSYVNSLLWLALMIMKRSWTITIVSIVGTALLPIFILVAVPLTRDLGDGKTGMGVAMALSARELVNAVVFLAIMGKRAVDGRALAAIAKSLGICCAVVAAHVALAPLGPARLAIDAVLYATLALATRVVRPSDVRELLRLIKNRKQLQADAA, from the coding sequence ATGGCTGATTCGGCGCCGGCGGGATTCTCTCTCCGCAAGGAAGGCGCGACGGCCTTCCGGAACGCGCTGAAGCTCGCGACTTCGCTCGCGCTGACGTGGGGCATCGCGCTGGTCATCACGTTCAAGCTGCCCCGCTACCTCGGCCCGCTCGCGCTCGGCTGGTACCGCTACGGCTTCGAATACGCCGCGACGCTCGCGGTGTTCCTGCATTTCGGCGTCGACACCTACATCTCGCGCGAGATCCCGGTGCGGCCGAAGCACGCGAGCGACTTCTTCGGCGGCGTCGCCCTCGCGCGCGTGCTCCTGATGGTGCCGCTCTTCGCGTTCGGCTGGTGGCACCTCGGGCACCGCCTCCACGAGGAGAAGGTGGCGGCGGTCCTGTTCGGCTTCACGCAGGTCTTCATCGTGATGAACCTGACGTTCCAGCAGATGCTGCAGGCGGCCTCGACGGTGGGCCGCCTCGCGGTCGCGAACGTCGTCGCGAAGCTCGTCTGGGGCGGCGGCATCCTCGGCGCGGTGCTCCTCGGCGCGCCGTTCTGGGTGCTGCCGGTGCCGATGCTCCTCGCGGAGGCGCTGAAGGCGGCCTTCCTCTACGCCGCGACGCGCGCGGCGATCGGCCTCGAGCTCCGCGTCGATCTCGGGGAGACGAAGAAGGTGCTGCGCGCCTCGCTCCCGTTCTTCCTCGCGATCGCGGCGGTGTACATCGGGGCGAGCTTCGACGTGGTGCTGCTGCGCGAGCTGGTCCCGGACACGTCGGAGGAGGTCGGCTGGTACAGCGCCGCGCGCGAGATCGCGCGGCTCTCGGCGCTGATGATGCCGGTGCTCACCGGCGTGCTCGTCCCGATGATGAGCCGCGCGATGCACCACGACGAGCGACGCTTCTACGACCTCGTGCGGCGCGGGATGGAGGGCGTCTGCGTCGTGTCGATCCCGTTCACGCTGCTGCTCGCGCTCGGCGCGCGCTTCGCGATCGGCCTCGTGCTCCGCGAGCGCTTCCTGCCCGCGAGCGACAGCCTCGAGTGGCTCGCGCCGACCTTCGTCCTCTCGTACGTGAACAGCTTGCTCTGGCTCGCGCTCATGATCATGAAGCGCTCCTGGACGATCACGATCGTCTCGATCGTCGGCACCGCGCTCCTCCCGATCTTCATCCTCGTCGCGGTGCCGCTGACCCGAGACCTCGGCGACGGCAAGACAGGCATGGGCGTCGCGATGGCGCTCTCGGCGCGCGAGCTCGTGAACGCGGTGGTCTTCCTGGCCATCATGGGCAAGCGCGCCGTCGACGGCCGCGCGCTCGCGGCGATCGCGAAGTCCCTGGGCATCTGCTGCGCGGTCGTCGCCGCCCACGTCGCGCTCGCGCCCCTCGGCCCCGCCCGCCTCGCGATCGACGCCGTCCTCTACGCCACCCTCGCGCTCGCCACCCGCGTGGTCCGCCCCAGCGACGTGCGCGAGCTACTGCGCCTGATCAAGAACCGCAAGCAGCTCCAGGCCGACGCAGCATGA
- a CDS encoding acyl carrier protein translates to MKEKIREILRQHGKLSADVASLPDTGDLYEAGMTSHASVNVMLALEGEFDIEFPDRMLKRSVFQSIANISAALEELTAG, encoded by the coding sequence ATGAAGGAGAAGATTCGCGAGATCCTCCGCCAGCACGGCAAGCTGAGCGCCGACGTCGCGTCGCTGCCGGACACGGGCGATCTCTACGAAGCGGGCATGACCTCGCACGCGAGCGTCAACGTGATGCTCGCCCTCGAAGGCGAGTTCGACATCGAGTTCCCGGACCGCATGCTCAAGCGCTCCGTCTTCCAGAGCATCGCGAACATCAGCGCCGCGCTCGAGGAGCTCACGGCGGGCTGA
- a CDS encoding glycoside hydrolase family 2 protein, with protein sequence MTVAAALRASGEWTLEHRRSFDDETWWYRARLPDVAEGDRLHLEGLATLAEVFVDGRSVLLSDNMYHAHVVDLPAGARVLTIRFAPLAAALAQKRPRPRWKTRLTSHQQLRWIRTSLVGRMPGWSPPVAPVGPWRDVWVERRSRRAPEPLRLDRDTEHDFAEASLTEPDLSSGSISLTTGELPAVREAASDALTRRLAPGELTSALAQPASPHRVQLRVRLASTSELELANAAVQTGFVDVDADLSARLPFERATLVVGDVRARLQVEDGHVRGRVELPDVDCWWPHTHGRPARYAARLEIDDEVIDLGKVAFRTVALDVADKRFTLSVNGVPVFCRGACWTTLDVATLRSAPEEYRRVLATVRDAGMNMLRVCGPLFYEDDAFYETCDELGILVWQDFMFANMDYPDDEAFRASVEREARQLVQRLRARACVALFCGGSEVEQQAAMFGAPREIWRSTLFSELLPRVVSEERPDVPYWPSSPAGGALPFHVDEGAAHYYGVGAYLRPFDDARRSGVKFASECLAFANVPEDDLLASLLRDGEAPIVSQRWRERTCKDNGAGWDFDDVRDHYVARLFGVDPARVRYEDMERYLALSRVASGESMARALAEWRRPGSTCMGALVWFLQDLWPGAGWGVLDARGEPKSVYWYLKRAFAPRALFVTDEGLNGLHLHVVNDGEAELRARLSLALYRDGETRTADGAQEIVVAPRSSVTVLGDALLPTFHDTTHAYRFGPPGHDVAIATLADDTAVLAEVASLVDFAKPPPCAGLEGTLSETHVTVTTRRFAQAVKIAVPGHVAEDSYFDLAPGRTRTIALRPIPGAKKRATLTGELSALNLRGTVSLK encoded by the coding sequence ATGACCGTCGCCGCCGCGCTCCGCGCGAGCGGCGAGTGGACCCTCGAGCACCGGCGCTCGTTCGACGACGAGACCTGGTGGTACCGCGCCCGGCTGCCCGACGTCGCGGAGGGCGATCGCCTCCACCTCGAGGGCCTCGCCACCCTCGCCGAGGTCTTCGTCGACGGGCGGTCGGTGCTGCTCTCCGACAACATGTATCATGCACACGTCGTCGATCTCCCCGCCGGCGCGCGCGTCCTCACGATCCGGTTCGCCCCGCTCGCGGCCGCGCTCGCGCAGAAGCGCCCGCGCCCGCGCTGGAAGACGCGGCTCACGTCGCACCAGCAGCTCCGCTGGATCCGCACGTCGCTCGTCGGTCGCATGCCGGGGTGGTCGCCGCCGGTGGCGCCGGTCGGCCCGTGGCGCGACGTCTGGGTCGAGCGCCGCTCGCGCCGCGCCCCCGAGCCGCTCCGGCTCGATCGCGACACCGAGCACGACTTCGCGGAGGCGTCCCTCACCGAGCCGGACCTCTCCTCGGGGAGCATCTCGCTCACCACCGGCGAGCTCCCCGCCGTGCGCGAGGCCGCGAGCGACGCGCTCACGCGGCGCCTCGCGCCCGGCGAGCTCACGAGCGCGCTCGCGCAGCCGGCGAGCCCGCACCGCGTCCAGCTCCGCGTGCGCCTCGCGAGCACCTCGGAGCTCGAGCTCGCGAACGCGGCGGTGCAGACCGGCTTCGTCGACGTCGACGCCGACCTCTCCGCGCGCTTGCCCTTCGAGCGCGCGACGCTCGTCGTCGGCGACGTGCGCGCGCGGCTCCAGGTGGAAGACGGGCACGTGCGCGGCCGCGTCGAGCTGCCCGACGTCGACTGCTGGTGGCCCCACACCCACGGCCGCCCCGCGCGCTACGCGGCGCGCCTCGAGATCGACGACGAGGTCATCGACCTCGGCAAGGTCGCGTTCCGCACCGTCGCGCTCGACGTCGCCGACAAGCGCTTCACGCTCTCCGTGAACGGCGTCCCCGTCTTCTGCCGCGGCGCGTGCTGGACCACGCTCGACGTCGCGACGCTCCGGAGCGCGCCGGAGGAGTACCGCCGCGTCCTCGCCACCGTGCGCGACGCGGGGATGAACATGCTCCGCGTCTGTGGCCCGCTCTTCTACGAAGACGACGCGTTCTACGAGACCTGCGACGAGCTCGGCATCCTCGTGTGGCAGGACTTCATGTTCGCGAACATGGACTACCCCGACGACGAGGCGTTTCGCGCGAGCGTGGAGCGGGAGGCGCGGCAGCTCGTGCAGCGCCTCCGCGCGCGGGCGTGCGTCGCGCTCTTCTGCGGCGGGAGCGAGGTCGAGCAGCAGGCGGCGATGTTCGGCGCGCCGCGCGAGATCTGGCGGAGCACGCTGTTCTCCGAGCTCCTCCCGCGCGTCGTGAGCGAGGAGCGCCCCGACGTCCCGTACTGGCCGTCGTCGCCCGCCGGCGGCGCGCTCCCGTTCCACGTCGACGAAGGCGCGGCGCACTACTACGGCGTCGGCGCGTACCTCCGTCCCTTCGACGACGCGCGGCGCTCCGGCGTGAAGTTCGCGTCGGAGTGCCTCGCGTTCGCGAACGTCCCCGAGGACGACCTCCTCGCGTCGCTCCTGCGCGACGGCGAGGCGCCGATCGTGAGCCAGCGCTGGCGCGAGCGCACGTGCAAGGACAACGGCGCGGGCTGGGACTTCGACGACGTCCGCGATCACTACGTCGCGCGGCTCTTCGGCGTCGACCCCGCGCGCGTCCGCTACGAGGACATGGAGCGCTACCTCGCCCTCTCGCGCGTCGCGAGCGGCGAGTCGATGGCGCGCGCGCTCGCCGAGTGGCGCCGCCCGGGATCGACGTGCATGGGCGCGCTCGTCTGGTTCCTCCAGGACCTCTGGCCCGGCGCGGGGTGGGGCGTGCTCGACGCGCGCGGCGAGCCGAAGTCGGTCTACTGGTACCTGAAGCGCGCCTTCGCTCCGCGCGCGCTGTTCGTCACCGACGAAGGGCTGAACGGGCTCCACCTCCACGTCGTCAACGACGGAGAGGCGGAGCTCCGCGCGCGCCTCTCCCTCGCGCTCTACCGCGACGGCGAGACGCGCACCGCCGACGGCGCGCAGGAGATCGTCGTCGCGCCGCGATCGAGCGTCACCGTCCTCGGCGACGCGCTCCTCCCGACCTTCCACGACACGACCCATGCATACCGCTTCGGTCCGCCGGGGCACGACGTCGCGATCGCGACGCTCGCGGACGACACGGCCGTGCTCGCGGAGGTCGCCTCGCTCGTCGACTTCGCAAAGCCTCCGCCGTGCGCCGGCCTCGAAGGTACGCTGAGCGAGACGCACGTGACGGTGACGACCCGCCGCTTCGCCCAGGCCGTGAAGATCGCCGTGCCCGGGCACGTCGCGGAGGACAGCTACTTCGATCTCGCGCCCGGCCGCACGCGCACGATCGCGCTCCGTCCGATCCCCGGCGCGAAGAAGCGCGCTACCCTCACCGGCGAGCTCTCCGCCCTGAACCTGCGCGGGACCGTCAGCCTCAAATGA
- a CDS encoding alpha/beta hydrolase, translating to MSRFEKRTSGPIIFGDPDAQLFGWYHAPAKPAKVAGVVLCNPFGYEAMCLHRVYRTLAERLAASGIAALRFDYHGTGDSAGSDHDPDRVASWRRSAGAAIDELRRRAGVRDVSLFGIRWGATMAYLTALDRGDVASLVLWSPYLTGRAFLREMRMMQTAGAEQAFASGEDRGVSPLVKESPRNLRALPDEPPDEEAVGYLLSTGTVTELGKIDLRAKKESPAARVLLLGRDDFPDDGRLTKHLHAMGSDVTDLTSVPGYAAMMQDAYLSKVPREAFDQVVAWLGRVVHTEYEEEEEEERATLLDLTREGPHLVADSVAREEAIMFGPTGKLIGVLCEPAARGPARTRDAVLFLNVGSNHRVGSNRMYVKMARTFAARGVTTFRFDVSGIGDSAASADFENRLYAPEAVADTQEAMTKLTSLREVERFYLVGLCSGSYLAYKTAVVDPRVAGQILVNTQTFDWKPGDTLEVSIRKNYRSTRFYTQEMWNPQTWKRVIRGEVNARGIASTLAERAVARAVKGAKGTIARVRTGRLEVDDVVADFKTILKRGTETLMIFGANDGGLDLMESHFGSGAKKLASYRGFHLEIIEGSDHTFTPLWSQTWLEKLVVSSIERWRGQPS from the coding sequence ATGAGCCGGTTCGAGAAGCGCACGAGCGGGCCGATCATCTTCGGGGACCCGGACGCGCAGCTCTTCGGCTGGTACCACGCCCCCGCGAAGCCGGCGAAGGTCGCGGGCGTCGTCCTCTGCAACCCGTTCGGCTACGAGGCGATGTGCCTCCACCGCGTGTACCGCACGCTCGCGGAGCGCCTCGCCGCGTCGGGCATCGCCGCGCTCCGCTTCGACTACCACGGCACCGGCGACTCGGCGGGGAGCGATCACGATCCCGATCGCGTCGCCTCGTGGCGTCGCAGCGCGGGCGCCGCGATCGACGAGCTCCGCCGCCGCGCGGGCGTCCGCGACGTCAGTCTCTTCGGCATCCGCTGGGGCGCGACGATGGCGTACCTCACCGCGCTCGATCGCGGCGACGTCGCGAGCCTCGTCTTGTGGAGCCCGTACCTCACCGGGCGCGCCTTCTTGCGCGAGATGCGGATGATGCAGACGGCGGGCGCGGAGCAAGCGTTCGCGTCGGGCGAGGACCGCGGGGTGTCGCCGCTCGTGAAGGAGTCGCCGCGGAACCTGCGCGCGCTGCCCGACGAGCCGCCGGACGAAGAGGCGGTCGGTTACCTCCTCTCGACCGGCACGGTGACCGAGCTCGGCAAAATAGACCTCCGCGCGAAGAAGGAGTCGCCCGCGGCGCGCGTGCTCCTCCTCGGCCGCGACGACTTCCCCGACGACGGGCGTCTCACGAAGCACCTCCACGCGATGGGCAGCGACGTGACCGATCTCACCTCCGTCCCCGGCTACGCCGCGATGATGCAGGACGCCTACCTCTCGAAGGTGCCGCGCGAGGCCTTCGATCAGGTCGTCGCGTGGCTCGGCCGCGTCGTCCACACCGAATACGAGGAAGAAGAAGAGGAGGAGCGCGCGACGCTCCTCGACCTCACGCGCGAAGGCCCGCACCTCGTCGCCGACAGCGTCGCGCGCGAGGAGGCGATCATGTTCGGCCCGACCGGCAAGCTGATCGGCGTCCTCTGCGAGCCCGCCGCGCGCGGGCCGGCGCGCACGCGCGACGCGGTGCTCTTCCTCAACGTCGGGTCGAACCACCGCGTCGGCTCGAACCGGATGTACGTGAAGATGGCGCGCACCTTCGCCGCGCGCGGCGTGACGACGTTCCGCTTCGACGTCTCCGGCATCGGCGACAGCGCCGCGAGCGCCGACTTCGAGAACCGCCTCTACGCGCCGGAGGCGGTCGCCGACACGCAGGAGGCGATGACGAAGCTCACCTCCCTCCGCGAGGTCGAGCGCTTCTACCTCGTCGGCCTCTGCTCCGGCTCGTACCTCGCGTACAAGACCGCGGTCGTCGATCCGCGCGTCGCGGGGCAGATCCTCGTCAACACGCAGACCTTCGACTGGAAGCCGGGCGACACGCTCGAGGTCTCGATCCGCAAGAACTACCGCTCGACGCGCTTCTACACGCAGGAGATGTGGAACCCCCAGACGTGGAAGCGCGTCATCCGCGGCGAGGTCAACGCGCGCGGCATCGCGAGCACGCTCGCGGAGCGCGCGGTCGCGCGGGCGGTGAAGGGCGCGAAGGGGACGATCGCGCGCGTGCGGACCGGGCGGCTCGAGGTCGACGACGTCGTCGCCGACTTCAAGACGATCCTGAAGCGCGGGACCGAGACGTTGATGATCTTCGGCGCGAACGACGGCGGGCTCGATCTCATGGAGTCCCACTTCGGATCGGGCGCGAAGAAGCTCGCGAGCTACCGCGGCTTCCACCTCGAGATCATCGAGGGCTCCGATCACACCTTCACGCCGCTCTGGTCGCAGACGTGGCTCGAGAAGCTCGTCGTCTCGTCGATCGAGCGCTGGCGCGGACAGCCGTCGTGA